In Drosophila yakuba strain Tai18E2 chromosome 2R, Prin_Dyak_Tai18E2_2.1, whole genome shotgun sequence, a single genomic region encodes these proteins:
- the LOC6531559 gene encoding kinesin-like protein KIF13A isoform X7: MASDKIKVAVRVRPFNRREIELDTKCIVEMEKQQTILQNPPTLEKIERKQPKTFAFDHCFYSSNPEDENFASQETVFDCVGRGILDNAFQGYNACIFAYGQTGSGKSYTMMGSQESKGIIPRLCDQLFSAIANKSTPELMYKVEVSYMEIYNEKVHDLLDPKPNKQSLKVREHNVMGPYVDGLSQLAVTSYQDIDNLMTEGNKSRTVAATNMNAESSRSHAVFSVVLTQILTDQATGVSGEKVSRMSLVDLAGSERAVKTGAVGDRLKEGSNINKSLTTLGLVISKLADQSNGKKSGNDKFVPYRDSVLTWLLKDNLGGNSRTVMVATISPSADNYEETLSTLRYADRAKRIVNHAVVNEDPNARIIRELRHEVETLRSMLKHATGSPVGDVQDKLAESENLMKQISQTWEEKLVKTERIQNERQQALEKMGISVQASGIKVEKNKYYLVNLNADPSLNELLVYYLKDRTLIGGRSISGQQPDIQLSGLGIQPEHCVITIEDSGLYMEPVQGARCFVNGSAAVEKTPLQNGDRILWGNHHFFRVNSPKSNNTSMCASEPQTPAQLIDYNFARDEIMQNELSNDPIQTAIARLERQHEEDKQVALEKQRQEYERQFQQLRNILSPSTPYAPYAPYDPLRMGKITPNTPTSQMRVEKWAQERDEMFRRSLGQLKTDIMRANSLVQEANFLAEEMEKKTKFSVTLQIPPANLSPNRRRGAFVSEPAILVKRTNSGSQIWTMEKLENKLIDMREMYQEHKERVLNGLDEDNAKPQDPFYESQENHNLIGVANIFLEVLFHDVKLDYHTPIISQQGEVAGRLQVEIERIAGQMPQDRMCESVSESSGDSRDEYDDPVDPSSNQITCRVTIKCASGLPLSLSNFVFCQYTFWGHQEMVVPVINAESTAHDQNMVFKFEHTQDFTVTINEEFLEHCIEGALSIEVWGHRSAGFSKTKGWEVEQQQAKARSLVDRWAELSRKIELWVEIHELNDNGEYSPVEVTNRNEVLTGGIYQLRQGQQRRVNVRVKPVQNSGTLPIICQSIVNVAIGSVTVRSRLQRPLDSYQEEDLTVLREKWSEALGRRRQYLDQQIQMLIKKEEKNEQERERELSLVHQWVSLTEERNAVLVPAPGSGIPGAPASWEPPSGMEPHVPVLFLNLNGDDLSAQNTNDELSVAGINSILSKEHGHKFYTLQILQHLDKDVCCVASWDSSMHDSQALNRVTEANERVYLILRTTVRLSHPAPMDLVLRKRLSINIKKGQTLTDRLKKFRLVRGENAIWQSGVTYEVVSNIPKASEELEDRESLAQLAASGDDCSASDGETYIEKYTRGVSAVESILTLDRLRQNVAVKELETAHGQPLSMRKTVSVPNFSQAVKDTTNTGSIMRFDASMESLLNVGRSESFADLNNSALGNKFTPAGHSPAGAGGVIRSRHSFGGKGSSDDSPGKAFGIGSISLLSGKGQTYAQIKSEARPTFLNLNLNLNTLRIAPTKPSPATSKLLGMRMTTLHEEPLGGHRSLDEEPEDSYSDSEYAAEYEQERQQNKSMATRSRLTASKTMDSFMDVSSHSNQSYLSYTSSANTNMKHLTGLATLSMSSSTSSGYGSQAVSCNNLSNEDIASMRSMSIDETPDFDRVNSNSPPNRQARVNPFLKDMPKAKIQEQPEPQAKKLQEAFTHPLEQLESRDNAQSDDDECAQLPKNNNNNEDLVKEPNQPAGQTELEEAIPQPESRTEFATDNQNGNRSSDELSHSSEDLLEGDGIVREELPAGKVVRRKKSNTQPPTNGNSINNNNNSTSQAPRINHRASVAKMEGLAAYMDSSIMTSSTEVDEESKDVEVVLPEWIVVGESVLIRPYNTSGVIRFVGTTEFQPGAWIGVELDTPTGKNDGSVKGVQYFQCKPKHGMFVRSDKLMLDKRGKAMRAYKAAEKSNSISKEMSTSMTGSMTRSKSRGDSLNLSARK; encoded by the exons AAATCGAACTGGATACGAAATGTAtcgtggaaatggaaaaacagCAGACTATTCTGCAGAATCCGCCAACACTGGAAAAAATCGAAAG AAAACAACCAAAGACATTTGCATTCGATCACTGCTTTTACTCATCGAACCCCGAGGACGAGAACTTTGCGTCCCAGGAGACTGTATTCGATTGCGTGGGACGTGGAATTCTGGATAATGCATTCCAGGGCTATAATGCGTGCATATTTGCTTACGGCCAGACAG GTTCTGGCAAATCCTACACGATGATGGGCTCCCAGGAGAGCAAGGGCATCATTCCACGTCTGTGTGACCAGCTCTTCTCGGCCATAGCAAACAAATCCACACCAGAGCTTATGTACAAGGTGGAGGTGTCCTACATGGAGATTTATAACGAGAAGGTCCACGATCTGCTCGATCCCAAGCCGAACAAACAGTCGCTCAAGGTTCGCGAGCATAATGTAATGGGCCCGTATGTGGACGGACTGTCGCAGCTGGCTGTGACATCCTATCAGGATATCGACAACCTGATGACCGAGGGCAACAAGTCCCGAACGGTGGCCGCCACCAATATGAACGCCGAGTCGTCGCGCTCCCACGCCGTCTTCTCGGTGGTCCTCACGCAGATACTCACGGATCAGGCGACGGGCGTGAGTGGCGAGAAGGTGTCCCGCATGTCCCTGGTGGATTTGGCTGGCTCCGAGCGGGCTGTGAAAACGGGAGCTGTTGGCGATCGTCTTAAGGAAGGCTCCAACATCAACAA ATCTCTGACCACACTTGGCCTGGTCATCTCCAAGCTGGCCGATCAATCCAATGGCAAGAAGAGCGGTAACGACAAATTCGTTCCCTACCGCGATTCCGTGCTCACCTGGCTCCTAAAAGACAACTTGGGTGGCAACTCCAGGACTGTAATGGTAGCGACAATCTCGCCGTCGGCAGATAACTACGAGGAGACGCTTTCCACGCTGCGTTATGCAGATCGAGCCAAGCGCATTGTTAACCACGCTGTTGTCAACGAAGATCCCAATGCCCGCATCATTCGTGAGCTGCGACACGAGGTGGAGACTCTTAGAAGTATGTTGAAACACGCCACTGGTTCACCGGTGGGCGATGTGCAGGATAAATTGGCGGAGAGCGAGAACCTGATGAAACAGATTTCGCAGACTTGGGAGGAGAAGCTGGTTAAGACAGAACGCATTCAGAACGAACGGCAGCAGGCTCTGGAGAAAATGGGCATTAGTGTACAGGCCAGTGGCATCAAAGTAGAGAAGAACAAGTACTACTTGGTCAATTTAAATGCCGATCCGTCCCTCAACGAGTTGCTGGTCTACTATCTGAAG GATCGCACACTGATTGGCGGACGCAGTATCAGTGGCCAGCAGCCGGATATACAACTTTCCGGTCTCGGAATCCAGCCCGAACACTGTGTGATCACTATCGAGGATAGTGGACTATATATGGAGCCAGTGCAGGGAGCGCGCTGCTTTGTCAACGgatctgctgctgttgaaaaGACACCACTCCAGAACGGCGACCGTATCCTGTGGGGCAACCACCACTTTTTCCGCGTCAACTCGCCGAAGAGTAATAACACTAGTATGTGTGCCTCGGAACCCCAGACGCCGGCGCAACTGATTGATTACAATTTCGCACGCGATGAGATTATGCAGAACGAACTGAGCAACGACCCCATCCAGACGGCCATTGCTCGACTGGAACGTCAGCACGAGGAAGATAAGCAGGTGGCGCTTGAAAAACAACGTCAGGAGTACGAGCGTCAGTTCCAGCAGCTGCGCAATATTCTGTCGCCTAGTACACCATATGCTCCTTACGCTCCTTACGATCCATTGCGCATGGGCAAGATTACTCCAAATACTCCCACCTCGCAGATGCGGGTGGAAAAATGGGCGCAG GAACGAGATGAGATGTTCCGTCGCAGTTTGGGTCAGCTGAAAACGGATATTATGCGTGCGAATTCTCTGGTCCAGGAGGCCAACTTTTTGGCAGAGGAGATGGAGAAGAAGACCAAGTTTTCAGTCACTCTGCAGATTCCGCCAGCCAATTTGAGTCCCAACAGAAGGCGTGGGGCATTTGTCAGCGAACCCGCTATTCTGGTGAAGCGCACAAACTCCGGTAGCCAGATCTGGACGatggaaaagctggaaaacaAGCTGATAGACATGCGCGAGATGTACCAGGAGCACAAGGAGCGCGTTCTAAACGGACTG GACGAGGATAATGCCAAGCCACAGGATCCGTTCTACGAGTCGCAAGAGAACCACAATCTCATTGGTGTGGCCAATATATTCCTGGAGGTTCTGTTTCATGACGTCAAGCTGGACTACCACACGCCGATCATCAGCCAGCAAGGCGAGGTAGCGGGTCGTCTTCAGGTGGAGATCGAACGAATTGCCGGCCAGATGCCACAAGACCGCATGTGCGAGTCCGTCTCAGAATCGTCTGGCGATTCACGGGACGAGTACGATGACCCGGTGGATCCCTCATCCAATCAGATTACCTGCCGTGTGACGATCAAGTGCGCCAGTGGACTGCCATTATCGCTCTCCAACTTTGTCTTTTGCCAGTACACTTTTTGGGGTCACCAAGAGATGGTTGTTCCGGTTATCAATGCTGAATCAACGGCGCACGACCAGAACATGGTGTTTAAGTTCGAACACACCCAGGACTTCACGGTTACCATAAACGAAGAGTTTTTGGAGCATTGCATAGAAGGAGCTCTGTCCATCGAGGTGTGGGGCCATCGGAGTGCCGGCTTCTCCAAGACAAAGGGCTGGGaagtggagcagcagcaagccAAGGCCCGTTCCCTGGTCGATCGCTGGGCGGAGCTGTCGCGGAAGATCGAGCTTTGGGTGGAGATCCACGAGCTTAATGACAACGGCGAATATTCGCCAGTGGAGGTGACCAATCGCAACGAGGTCTTGACCGGTGGCATCTACCAGTTGCGTCAGGGTCAGCAGCGGCGTGTGAATGTACGGGTGAAGCCGGTGCAGAACTCTGGCACCTTGCCCATTATCTGCCAGTCGATTGTGAACGTTGCCATTGGCAGTGTGACAGTTCGATCTCGGCTGCAGCGACCGCTGGATTCTTACCAGGAGGAAGATCTCACCGTGCTGCGCGAGAAGTGGAGCGAAGCACTGGGACGAAGACGTCAATACCTTGACCAACAAATCCAAATGCTTATAAAGAAGGAGGAGAAGAACGAGCAGGAGCGCGAGCGGGAGCTAAGCTTGGTTCATCAGTGGGTCTCGTTGACGGAGGAGCGCAATGCGGTACTGGTGCCAGCTCCTGGCTCAGGCATTCCGGGAGCACCTGCTTCATGGGAGCCGCCGTCCGGAATGGAGCCCCATGTGCCCGTCCTCTTCCTCAACCTTAACGGCGACGATCTGTCGGCACAGAACACCAATGATGAGCTTTCCGTCGCTGGCATCAATTCCATTCTGTCCAAGGAGCATGGACATAAGTTTTACACGCTGCAAATTCTGCAGCACCTGGATAAGGATGTGTGCTGTGTGGCCAGCTGGGACTCTTCGATGCACGACAGTCAGGCCCTGAACCGTGTCACTGAGGCCAACGAGCGAGTCTACCTTATTCTGCGTACCACGGTACGCCTTTCGCATCCAGCGCCCATGGATCTCGTGCTCCGCAAGCGACTGAGCATTAACATCAAGAAGGGACAGACGCTAACTGACCGCCTAAAGAAGTTCCGACTTGTGCGGGGAGAGAACGCCATCTGGCAGAGCGGCGTCACCTATGAGGTGGTCTCTAACATTCCAAAGGCTTCCGAGGAGTTGGAGGACCGCGAGTCCCTTGCGCAGTTGGCTGCCAGCGGAGATGATTGCTCCGCAAGTGATGGCGAAACCTACATAG AGAAATACACGCGCGGTGTTTCGGCGGTGGAGAGCATTCTGACTCTGGATCGACTGCGACAGAATGTGGCGGTCAAGGAGTTGGAAACGGCACATGGTCAGCCGCTCAGCATGCGCAAGACCGTCAGCGTGCCGAACTTCTCACAG GCGGTCAAAGACACCACCAATACCGGGAGT ATTATGCGCTTCGATGCATCGATGGAGTCGCTGCTGAATGTGGGACGATCCGAGTCCTTTGCCGATCTCAATAACAGCGCTTTAGGCAACAAGTTTACCCCAG CAGGTCACAGTCCAGCAGGAGCAGGCGGAGTCATCCGAAGTCGCCACAGCTTTGGAGGCAAAGGAAGCAGCGATGATTCTCCCGGAAAAGCCTTTGGCATTG GCTCAATATCTCTGCTGTCAGGTAAAGGCCAAACTTATGCCCAAATCAAATCCGAAG CGCGTCCAACATTTTTGAATCTCAATTTGAACTTGAACACTTTGAGAATTGCGCCAACGAAAC CTTCGCCAGCTACTAGTAAGCTGCTGGGCATGCGCATGACCACGTTGCACGAGGAGCCACTGGGCGGACACAGATCTCTCGACGAAGAGCCTGAGGACAGCTACAGCGACTCGGAGTACGCTGCCGAGTACGAGCAGGAGcggcagcaaaacaaaagcatggCCACGCGATCCCGCCTCACGGCTTCCAAGACCATGGACTCATTCATGGACGTCAGCAGCCATTCGAACCAGAGCTACTTGAGTTACACGTCCAGTGCCAACACTAACATGAAGCATCTGACCGGCTTGGCGACGCTGAGCATGAGCTCATCCACCAGCAGCGGCTATGGCTCCCAGGCTGTCTCCTGCAACAATCTGAGCAACGAGGATATTGCTTCAATGCGTTCCATGAGCATTGATGAGACTCCAG ATTTCGATCGAGTCAACTCGAATTCGCCACCAAACCGGCAGGCACGAGTTAACCCCTTCCTCAAGGACATGCCCAAAGCTAAAATACAAGAGCAACCAGAGCCGCAGGCCAAGAAGCTGCAGGAAGCATTCACGCATCCGTTGGAGCAGCTGGAGTCCAGGGACAACGCACAAAGCGACGATGATGAATGCGCGCAACTGCCAaagaataacaacaacaacgaggaCTTGGTAAAGGAGCCGAATCAACCTGCAGGCCAAACGGAGCTGGAAGAAGCTATACCGCAGCCTGAATCACGAACGGAGTTTGCCACAGACAATCAGAACGGCAACAGGTCCTCCGACGAGTTAAGCCACAGTTCCGAGGATCTGCTCGAAGGCGATGGCATCGTCCGGGAAGAGTTGCCCGCCGGAAAGGTGGTGCGGCGCAAGAAGTCCAACACCCAGCCCCCGACCAATGGCAACAgcataaataacaacaacaatagcacAAGCCAGGCACCACGCATCAATCATCGGGCATCGGTGGCCAAAATGGAGGGTCTGGCCGCATACATGGACTCTAGCATTATGACCAGCAGCACTGAAGTTGATG AGGAAAGTAAGGATGTGGAAGTGGTTCTGCCCGAGTGGATTGTGGTGGGCGAGTCAGTGTTAATCCGACCCTATAACACCAGCGGCGTCATCCGCTTTGTGGGGACCACGGAATTCCAACCCGGTGCTTGGATTGGCGTTGAATTGGACACACCGACGGGCAAAAACGACGGCAGCGTGAAGGGCGTTCAGTATTTCCAGTGCAAGCCCAAGCACGGCATGTTTGTGCGCTCCGATAAGTTGATGCTGGACAAGCGTGGCAAGGCGATGCGAGCCTACAAGGCCGCCGAGaagagcaacagcatcagcaaaG agATGAGTACCTCGATGACTGGTTCGATGACACGCTCCAAGAGCCGCGGCGATTCGCTAAACCTTTCGGCGCGTAAATGA